The DNA region TTCACCGTGGGCGTGCTGTTCCGCGTCTCGCGCCGCATCGAGGGGCGCGCCTCGTACCTGCTCGCGGGGCAGCTGACGACGCCCACCAACTCCGATGGCGCCTGGCGCCACGAGATCGGCGTCGGCCTCGGCTGGCGACTCCGGTAAGCCTTCACCGACCCGTCTCCCCATTCACGCCCGGCAGCCTGCGCAGTTCCCGAGGCCGCGTCGCCGTTGCCCCGAGGGGCGGCGGGGCCGCGGCGCAGACGCCCGACCGCCGTCCCGGTTGACAACGACTCCGGTGCTGAATAGGCTTCGCCCCACGACGAGTTCCGCTCTCCCTCCAGCGACGTCCCCGCGCTCGTGAACGCGGTCGGGATGGCGCTAGCTTGTGGCAGGCTCGGCGTCACCGAACGACGGATGCGAAGGCCCGACGACCTGGAGGAGCACCGAATGCGGAGAACCACTTACACGGTCCTGTTGCTCGCGATCCTGGCGCTGATCGCCCCCACTGCGACAGCGCAGGAGTTCCGCGCGACAGTGAAGGGACAGGTGCTGGACAGTAGCGGCGCGGCCCTGCCGGGTGCGACGGTGTCCGTGCAGAACGTCGAGACGAACGAAATCGCCTCGACCACGACCAACGAGCAGGGCGACTACACCGTGCCCTTCCTTCGGCCCGGTCTGTACAACGTCACGGTGGAACTGGCGGGTTTCAAGAAGTTCGCCAGCAACGGCCTGCGCCTGCAGGTGAGCCAGGTGGCCGAGATCAACGCGCAGCTCGAGGTCGGCGCGATGACCGAGGAGGTCACCGTCACCAGCGAAGGCCCGTTGCTGGAGACCAGCAACGCCAGCCGCGGCACGGTCATCGACAGCGCGCGCATCGCCGAGCTGCCGTTGCAATCACGCAGCCCGATGGCCCTGGCGACGCTGGTCGCCGGCGTCAACTACAACGGCGCGGCGATCTACCTCCGTCCGTTCGACAACGGCGCGCTGGCCGACTTCTCGATGAACGGCGGCCAGAACCGCAACAACGAGTTCCTGCTCGACGGCGCCCCCAACAACGCCAACCAGGGCGGCAACAACATCGCGTTCGTGCCGCCCGCCGAGGCGGTGCAGGAGTTCAAGGTCGCGGTCAACTCCTACGACGCGCAGTACGGCCGCACCGCCGGCGGCGTCGTCAACATGTCGCTGAAGTCGGGCACCAACTCCTTCCACGGCGTCGGCTACGACTACATGCGGCGCAAGGCGCTCGCCGCCAACTCCTTCCTCCTCAACTCCCGCAACCTGCCCAAGACCGACCAGTACATCGATCAGTACGGGTTCAGCGTCGACGGGCCGATCTGGAAGAACAAGACGTTCTTCCTGTTCACGGGCGAGCGGTACCGGGAGGGCACGCCGTCGCCCCTGAACTCGACGGTGCCGACCGAGGCGTTCAAGAACGGCGACTTCAGCGGCCTGGTCGACCAGAACGGGCGGCAGATCATCATCTACGACCCGGCCACCGGCCGCGACGTCAACGGCGTGTGGACGCGCGATCCGTTCCCCGGCAACATCATCCCGGCCGACCGCATCTCGCCGACCGCGCGGGCGATCATGAAGTACTACCCGACGCCGAACTACCAGCTGGCCGGCGCGGCCCCGTGGCAGAACAACCTGGACTATCCCGAGCACTTCAACCGCGACGTGTTCTGGAACTGGGTCGGCAAGGTCGACCACAACTTCAGCCCGAACGACCGCGTGTTCTTCCGCTGGGGCGAGAACGAGCGCAACGAGATCCGCAACACCACGGCGATCCGGAGCGGTCCGGCGCAGAACGGCCAGTTGCCGCTGTGGCGCGCCAACCGTGCCCTGGTCGGTGACTGGGTGCACATCTTCGGCGCCGGCACCGTGTTCAACCTGCGCGCCAGCTACACGTACTTCCTCGAGTGGAGCTACTCGGAGGAGTCGCTCGGCTTCGACTCCACGGAGTTCTGGCCGTCGAGCCTCGTGAGCCAGATGCCCAGCAAGGCCGTCAACGGCATCTTCCCCGTGATCAACATGGAGGAGTACGTCCAGCTGTCGCGCGGCTCGAGCCCGAACCGCAACCGCAACTACTCCCTGCAGCCGAACATCTCGATGACCCGCGGCAAGCACAACATCCGCGCCGGCCTCGACCTGCGTTCGACCAACGTCTTCAACGAGAACTACAACAACTCGGGCGGCAACATCTCGTTCACGCGGCAGTTCACGCGCAGCACCCTCAACAGCACGAGCGTACTGGAGGGCAACGCCTTCGCCTCGTTCCTGCTCGGCGCGCCGAGTGGCGGCAACGTCGACGTGAACCCCATGCCGCACTACAACTGGATGTACGTCGCGCCGTGGGTCCAGGACGACTGGCGGATCACCGACAAGCTGACGTTGAACCTCGGCTTCCGCTGGGACTACAACAGCGCCGTCAGCGAAGAGAACAACATGCTGAACTACGTGTTCGACCCGACGATCGTCAATCCGGTGTCGGCACGGGTGGGCCAGCAGGTCATGGGCGGCCTCACGTTCGCGGGCGTCAACGGCGCGCCCGAACAGCCGTACCGCCTCGACAAGAACAACTACCAGGCGCGTGCCGGCTTCGCCTACTCGCTCAACGACAAGACGGTCATCCGCGGCGGGTACGGCAAGTTCTTCCTCAACCCGACGACGCAGGGGTACAACGCGGGCTTCAGCAACAGCACGCCGCTGATCGCGTCCAACGACGGCGGCCGCACGCCGACCTACAACCTGTCCAACCCGTGGCCGAGCGGCATCCAGGACGCACCGGGCAACTCCCTCGGGGCGCTGACGTTCCTCGGGCGCAACCCGAACTTCGTCAACCCCGACTTCATCGTGCCCAACGTCCACCAGTTCTCGATCGGCTTCCAGCGTGAGCTGCCCTGGCGCATCTCGCTCGACGTCACGTACGCCGGCAGCCGGAGCTACGACCTCGAGGGCAACTGGGGCGGGTACAACGAGCCCTCCGCGGAGTTCCAGGCCCGCTGCGACGTGACGCTGGGCGGCAGCCGCACGTTCTGTGACCAGCAGATCCCGAACCCGTACTTCGGCGTCCCCGGCTTCGAGGGCACCAACCGCTTCACCGCGGCCAACCTGTCGCGCTTCGAGCTGGCGCGGCCGTACAACGCGTTCGGCGGCATCACCCAGAGCCAGCAGAACCTCGGCAAGATGCAGTACGACTCGTTCCAGTTCGTCGCCAACAAGCGCATGGCCAAGGGCGTGACCGTCAACGTCGGCTACACGTACGTGCCGCGCTGGACCGAGACGGGCGCCAACCAGTCGGGTGGCACCGTCGGCGACGCATTCGTGGACAACGTCTCGCGGTTGCTGCACGAGGGGCCGTACTACTCGCACCGCGAGCACCGCGTCGTCGCCACCGGCGTGTGGGAACTGCCGTGGTACCGCGGCGAGAAGAGCGTCCTCGGCTACCTGCTCGGCGGCTGGTCGGTGGCGCCGGCTTTCGTCTACCAGACCGGCCAGCCGTGGAACATGCCCGGCAACATCGACCTCGCGCCGGGTGTCAACCTCAAGGACGTCGCGCTGGCCGGCAAGAAGGACGGCCAGTTCATCTACGGCGTGAAGCCCTGCGTCGCGCAGCGCAATGCGACCACCGGCAACTACGACCTGCTGTCGGTGTCGCAGTCCTACGGCTGCACCCAGCCGTACTTCCTGGTGCGTGAGGCGTTCCAGCGCCGGACCGCGATGTTCCGCTACGACGAGTTCCGCCGCCCCGGCTACTGGCAGGTGGACATGAACCTCGCCAAGACGACGCAGATCACCAACCGGCTGCGCTTCCAGTTCCGCCTCGAGGCGTTCAACCTGCTGAACAGCCCGATGTACGACGAGCGCGACTACAACCAGACGGTGACGTCGGCCGACTTCGGCCGGATCAACCGGAACGTCACCAGCCAGTCGAACTTCCAGCGCTTCATCCAGCTCGGCTTCCGCCTGATCTGGTAGCGCCACCACTGCGGCAGGGCGGGGTGTCCCACCCCGCCCTGAGCCTGAAACGACGAAGGGCCCGGGTTCCCGGGCCCTTCGTGTTTCTCGCCTCACGGCCGACTCACAGCTTCGGCAGCGTGACGCCGGTCTGCTTGAGGTACTTCCCCTTCTTGTCGGCGTAGGAGACTTCGCAGGGCTCGTCGCCCTGGAAGAACAGCACCTGCGCGATGCCCTCGTTGGCGTAGATGCGGGCCGGCAGCGGCGTCGTGTTGCTGATCTCCAGCGTCACGTAGCCCTCCCATTCCGGCTCGAACGGCGTGACGTTGACGATGATGCCGCAACGGGCGTAGGTCGACTTGCCGAGGCACACCGTGAGCACGTCGCGCGGGATGCGGAAGTACTCGATCGTGCGGGCCAGCGCGAACGAGTTCGGCGGCACGATGCAGACGTCGGTCCTGATGTCCACGAAGCTGCGGGGATCGAAGTTCTTCGGATCGATCACCGTGTTGTTGATGTTCGTGAAGACCTTGAACTCGTCGGCGACGCGGATGTCGTAGCCGTACGACGACAGGCCGAAGGACACCACGCCCTCGCGCACCTGCCGGTCCTCGAACGGCTCGATCATGCCGTGTTCGAGGGCCATGCGACGGATCCAGCGATCGGACTTGATGGACATAGGCGAAGCGGCCGGCCTACCGCCGGAACAGCGACATCAGCACCGTCAGCAGGATGCTGAGGACGATGGAGGTGACGATCGGGAAGTAGAAGGTGCCCCGCCCGCGCGAGACGACGATGTCGCCGGGGAGCCGCCCGAGCGGCACCCCCAGCATCATCAGCGCACCGATGCCCGCGATGATCAGTCCGACGACGACGAGGGAACGTCCCATCGCGGGCAGGGGTCGCTACAGTTCCAGGCCGCGGAAGAAGTAGCCCAGCTCGAACGCGGCCGTCTCCGGCGCATCCGACCCGTGGGTGGCGTTGTTGTCGATGGAGGCGCCGAACTCCTTGCGCAGCGTGCCCTCCTCGGCGTTGGCCGGGTTGGTCGCCCCCATCAGCGTGCGCCACTTCTTGATCGCGTCCGGTGCCTCGAGGCACAGGAGCACGCAGGGGCCCGACGACATGAAGTCGGTCAGCCCGCCGAAGAAGGGCTTCTCCTTGTGCACGGCGTAGAAGCCCTCGGCTTCGCGCTTGGAGAGGTGCTGGAGCCGCATCGCGACGATGCGGAAGCCCTCCTGCTCGATGCGGGCAAGGATGCGGCCGATGACGGCGTTCTTGACGGCGTCGGGTTTGATGATGGCGAAGGTACGTTCCATGAGTTCGGGAATCGGGAGTCGGGAGTCGGGAGTCGGGAGTTGGGAATCGGGAATCGCCGAACGGCGGCGCGCGTAGCCGTCGACCTTCAGGTCGACGGGCGTTCGGCGTTCGGCGTTCGGCGTTCGGCGCTAAACGTTAAACGTCAAACGTCACTTGTGCTTCTCCATGACCTCGTCGAGCACCGACCTGGGCGGGCGCGTCCTCGAGATCGGGAGGCTGGCGAGCGGCTCGTCCACCGTGTTGAGCAGGCTGAGGAAGTCGGTCGCGTCCGGCTCGATGTAGATGATGCCGGTCGCGAACTCGCCGCGCCGCATGGTCTCGTGCAGCGTGCGGCGCGCCTCGAGCTTGTCGGTGGGGTTGTGCGACGACTCCAGCTTGCGCAGGATGAGCGTCGAGCCGTCGTGCATCTTCACCGGCGTCGCGCTGCCCTCCTCGTAGTCCACCGAGATGTCCTCGAAGAACGGCACGAAGCTGATCTCGTTGACGACCTCGTCGTGTTCCTTGGCGTACGCGTAGCTCTTGGTGGAGCCTTCGTGGTCGTTGAAGGTCACGCACGGCGAGATCACGTCGATGAGGCAGGTGCCCTTGTGCGCGATGGCCGCCTTCAGGATCGACAGCAGCTGCTTCTTGTCGCCCGAGAACGATCGCGCCACGAACGTCGCGCCGAGCTCGATGGCCAGGGCGCAGAGGTCGATCGGCGGCAGGTCGTTGACCACGCCGTTCTTGAGCGTGCTCCCGAGGTCGGCCGTCGGCGAGAACTGCCCCTTGGTGAGCCCGTAGCAGCCGTTGTCCTCGACGATGTAGATGAGGGGCAGGTTGCGGCGCATCAGGTGCACGAACTGCCCGACGCCGATGGCGCCGGTGTCGCCGTCGCCGCTCACGCCGATGCCGAGCATCGTCTTGTTGGCCAGCAACGCGCCGGTGGCCACCGACGGCATGCGACCGTGCACGGAGTTGAAGCCGTGCGCGGTGCCGAGGAAGTACGCGGGGCTCTTGCTCGAGCAACCGATGCCCGAGAACTTCATCACCCGCGTCGGCTCGACGCCCATCTCGTAGAACGCGTCGATGATGCGCTCGCTGATGGCGTTGTGGCCGCACCCGGCGCACAGCGTCGTCTTGGCGCCGCGATAGGCGGCGGCCTCGAGGTTGATGCGGTTGACCTTCTTGGGCGGCGTCGGGACGGCGGGAGTGGACACGGCTAGACGGCCTCCTCTGCCCCGACGATGGCGTCCTCGGGCGACGTCTCGGGCGGCAGGGCCATGCGCCCCTCGTGGGCGCGGATCTCCTCGGTGACCGAACGGGCGTCGATGGGCAGCCCGTTGTAGTGACGGACGCTGGTCAGCTTGCTGATCTGCGATCCGGAGAGCTCCTGGCGCAGCAGGCCGAACATCTGGCCGTCGCGGTTCTGCTCGACCACGTAGACGCGATCGTGAGCGTCGATGAACTCGCCCACCTGGTGCGTGAACGGGTAGGCGCGCAGGCGCAGGTACGACGTCTCGATGCCGGCCTCGGCGCGCAGCTGGTCGCGGCTCTCGACGATCGCCCAGTGCGACGTGCCGTAGGCGATGATGCCGATGCGCGCCCGCTCGTGCTGGTCGAGCTCGGGCTGCGGCACGTGCGCCCGCGCCGTCTCGAACTTGCGCAGCAGCCGATCGATGTTGGTGGTGTAGTCGTCGGGCTTCTCGCTGTACTGCGCCTTGGCGTTGTGCCCGGACCCGCGCGTGAAGAAGGCCGGCCCCTGGCCGGGCAGCGTGCGGTACGGGATGCCGTCGCCGTCGACGTCCTTGTACCGGCCCCACTCGCCGATCGCCTGCAGCGTCTCGGGCGTGAGCACCTTGCCGCGGTCGAGCGGCGTCTCGGGGTACGGGAACGTCTCGGCCATCCAGGTGTTCATGCCGAGGTCGAGGTCGGTCATGA from Luteitalea sp. TBR-22 includes:
- a CDS encoding 2-oxoacid:ferredoxin oxidoreductase subunit beta, with amino-acid sequence MSTPAVPTPPKKVNRINLEAAAYRGAKTTLCAGCGHNAISERIIDAFYEMGVEPTRVMKFSGIGCSSKSPAYFLGTAHGFNSVHGRMPSVATGALLANKTMLGIGVSGDGDTGAIGVGQFVHLMRRNLPLIYIVEDNGCYGLTKGQFSPTADLGSTLKNGVVNDLPPIDLCALAIELGATFVARSFSGDKKQLLSILKAAIAHKGTCLIDVISPCVTFNDHEGSTKSYAYAKEHDEVVNEISFVPFFEDISVDYEEGSATPVKMHDGSTLILRKLESSHNPTDKLEARRTLHETMRRGEFATGIIYIEPDATDFLSLLNTVDEPLASLPISRTRPPRSVLDEVMEKHK
- the dcd gene encoding dCTP deaminase → MSIKSDRWIRRMALEHGMIEPFEDRQVREGVVSFGLSSYGYDIRVADEFKVFTNINNTVIDPKNFDPRSFVDIRTDVCIVPPNSFALARTIEYFRIPRDVLTVCLGKSTYARCGIIVNVTPFEPEWEGYVTLEISNTTPLPARIYANEGIAQVLFFQGDEPCEVSYADKKGKYLKQTGVTLPKL
- a CDS encoding DUF2905 domain-containing protein, translating into MGRSLVVVGLIIAGIGALMMLGVPLGRLPGDIVVSRGRGTFYFPIVTSIVLSILLTVLMSLFRR
- the ndk gene encoding nucleoside-diphosphate kinase, which gives rise to MERTFAIIKPDAVKNAVIGRILARIEQEGFRIVAMRLQHLSKREAEGFYAVHKEKPFFGGLTDFMSSGPCVLLCLEAPDAIKKWRTLMGATNPANAEEGTLRKEFGASIDNNATHGSDAPETAAFELGYFFRGLEL
- a CDS encoding TonB-dependent receptor gives rise to the protein MRRTTYTVLLLAILALIAPTATAQEFRATVKGQVLDSSGAALPGATVSVQNVETNEIASTTTNEQGDYTVPFLRPGLYNVTVELAGFKKFASNGLRLQVSQVAEINAQLEVGAMTEEVTVTSEGPLLETSNASRGTVIDSARIAELPLQSRSPMALATLVAGVNYNGAAIYLRPFDNGALADFSMNGGQNRNNEFLLDGAPNNANQGGNNIAFVPPAEAVQEFKVAVNSYDAQYGRTAGGVVNMSLKSGTNSFHGVGYDYMRRKALAANSFLLNSRNLPKTDQYIDQYGFSVDGPIWKNKTFFLFTGERYREGTPSPLNSTVPTEAFKNGDFSGLVDQNGRQIIIYDPATGRDVNGVWTRDPFPGNIIPADRISPTARAIMKYYPTPNYQLAGAAPWQNNLDYPEHFNRDVFWNWVGKVDHNFSPNDRVFFRWGENERNEIRNTTAIRSGPAQNGQLPLWRANRALVGDWVHIFGAGTVFNLRASYTYFLEWSYSEESLGFDSTEFWPSSLVSQMPSKAVNGIFPVINMEEYVQLSRGSSPNRNRNYSLQPNISMTRGKHNIRAGLDLRSTNVFNENYNNSGGNISFTRQFTRSTLNSTSVLEGNAFASFLLGAPSGGNVDVNPMPHYNWMYVAPWVQDDWRITDKLTLNLGFRWDYNSAVSEENNMLNYVFDPTIVNPVSARVGQQVMGGLTFAGVNGAPEQPYRLDKNNYQARAGFAYSLNDKTVIRGGYGKFFLNPTTQGYNAGFSNSTPLIASNDGGRTPTYNLSNPWPSGIQDAPGNSLGALTFLGRNPNFVNPDFIVPNVHQFSIGFQRELPWRISLDVTYAGSRSYDLEGNWGGYNEPSAEFQARCDVTLGGSRTFCDQQIPNPYFGVPGFEGTNRFTAANLSRFELARPYNAFGGITQSQQNLGKMQYDSFQFVANKRMAKGVTVNVGYTYVPRWTETGANQSGGTVGDAFVDNVSRLLHEGPYYSHREHRVVATGVWELPWYRGEKSVLGYLLGGWSVAPAFVYQTGQPWNMPGNIDLAPGVNLKDVALAGKKDGQFIYGVKPCVAQRNATTGNYDLLSVSQSYGCTQPYFLVREAFQRRTAMFRYDEFRRPGYWQVDMNLAKTTQITNRLRFQFRLEAFNLLNSPMYDERDYNQTVTSADFGRINRNVTSQSNFQRFIQLGFRLIW